Below is a window of Capsicum annuum cultivar UCD-10X-F1 unplaced genomic scaffold, UCD10Xv1.1 ctg77968, whole genome shotgun sequence DNA.
TAATTTCCCCCAAAACTAAAACCGTCAAAACACCAACAACAACCTCAATcctcaaacaacaacaacaatggacagTGTCTCTTACCAACGTCTCCCCCATATCAAAATCCGCGAAGTCAAACCTGACTTCATGAAATTCGAGCTCCGAGACACAGATTCCAGCATAGCTAACACACTTCGTCGTATAATGATAGCCGAAGTCCCAACCATAGCAATTGACCTCATAGAAATCGAAGTGAATTCTTCCATCTTAAATGATGAGTTTATTTCACATCGTTTAAGTTTAAGACCATTAACGAGTGAACGTGCTGTGAGTATGAGATTTTCGTGTGATTGTGATGCTTGTGATGGTGATGGACAATGTGAGTATTGTTCAGTTGAGTTTTATTTGAGGGTAAGTGTTTGAGTGATCAGACACTTAGATTTGAGGTCGATAATTAGATTCGATGGTTGAATTGAATTggggaagaagaaggagaagaaatttCA
It encodes the following:
- the LOC124894843 gene encoding DNA-directed RNA polymerases II, IV and V subunit 3-like, with translation MDSVSYQRLPHIKIREVKPDFMKFELRDTDSSIANTLRRIMIAEVPTIAIDLIEIEVNSSILNDEFISHRLSLRPLTSERAVSMRFSCDCDACDGDGQCEYCSVEFYLR